A stretch of DNA from Saccharomycodes ludwigii strain NBRC 1722 chromosome I, whole genome shotgun sequence:
aaattaaaaaaaaaaagctatatatataatcgTTAGAATATCtatgtttatataaatatatctacaatgttgaaaaaatacGTTGATCTTGCATGATTAATATCGATTTTTTAATcgataatttaaaaaaaaaaaataaaacataaataaatataaatatatccTGTCCAATAAAtgttcttatttttatttcttggTTAACATTTATGATAAGTTTAAactgttattaaaatatagaTCAACTAGTgtagtttttaataaaccGTATAAAATAGACAAGCTAAAAACTAATTTAAATTCTGGCAACAGAAAATGGAAATTGATCTATGATAAAGACCTCATTACACCTATATCGGGATAATTACTGGTTTAACTGATTATTTAGAGTaagtaataaataatatattttcctAAGGGATCAACTTCCCGATATCTTATTTGTTTCAGTTAAAGATTAAAATGACAATTATCCTCCCTGGcctcatatttttttttgttgttgtatgTAGTAGAAGTAATAAgaaccaaaaataatatagtATTTAGTCGTTGAAGATTAAAAGAGCTCGTAAAGATGgattgttttaatatttttaaaagcgTAAACAGAATATGCGGCGATAAACTCAATAAAAATgctaaaagaaaaaaaaatctagaAAGGGAGATCCCGTGCGGaaaaatagatataaaaTCTGGTTTCATAAAGATAAGAGGtgtggaaaaaaaaaaaaaaaaaaaatatatgcCAGGCGGAATTGGATTGCCTTTATCTTGTATGATGAGCTGTATTTATCCTTATCGCCATAAGTCAGTAATAATTATACAATTAAAtttgatcttttttttaattctttttgcTCATGTTTTCTTTGTTCTTTAGTATCGATATCACTGTACTTGTTTTACTTACAATGTATTTCTAAAAGGATTAAATTGCGGAATTGGGATCCCTTGGTTTTTAGGAACAAATCTcagaaattttaatttttggtaGTAATTTAgtacatataataattttaacttGGGAATGTTCCTTTTGTTTAGCtcaatacttttttttttttgggtatcaaattattaaaaaaaaaaaaaaaaaaaaaaaaaacagataCGCATCCAACTACCTTAAAAAGGGAGTCATTATGATAAAGCCGAGCCTTGATTGAGCGCTTTgtatggaaaaaaaaaatatgttattCACGCCTGCGGGAGGAAGCGGaggaaataaaagaagGTGTAGAATTATTGGACAGAGTAAAAAGTGTTTTTAACGCAGATATTCTATAGGAAATTAAGTCAACTACGGATTAACGGTCAAGAAGCTTGGTGGACTGCATTGGCTATAAACTATAAAAGGAGGTAAATAAGACATAGCGAACAATAGATTTATATCCTACATCTTTTTACTGTATAGGGAATGTACCCTCCAACTTAGTTTGACCTAGTTCAattaaatgataatgacaagcaacaaaaatgaaagcAATGAACAACAGGGTTCTTTAATTATGCGATATTTTGCAATAAAGAAACAAATtcttattatcattgttgttaGCTTTTTTCGTAAATTTACCCGgagaaaatattaacaaaattgtttaattaAAACTGTCAAATTTTACttcttttgaaaattaaatgtgtgaatatattttgcaatttttcctattgaaaaataaacaaagtGTATATAGAGGctacgaaaaaaaaagaaaaaaaagaaaaaaaaaaaaatgcgtGACTTCTCTTTATTTCCACTatagtaaaaatatattaaacatTGTTCAATTTAACTATTATGCTATTCATAAATATGTTACATTAATGgcctacaaaaaaaaagaaaaaacaaaataaaacatcaagaaattttttataatattaaaaatgattaaaACTAGCATTAGGAATGTCTCAAAAAGATCGGTAAAATCTATTTTATCCTACTATTCAGTAGTAAATCCTATTTCTAGAGTTGTTGTTCCAAATGTTACCAAATTGGCAGCTACACACAACTACTCAACAACAGGTACCAAAATACAACCAAGATTGACCTCTGAAAACTATCCATCTGTTAAACGCGATCCAAGATATAAACAATTAaccaatgaaaatattgagTATTTCAAGACTATTCTAGAACCCAAGTGTATTATTCAAGATGATTTAGATGCATTTAATGAAGATTGGAtgagaaaatataaaggcCAGTCTAAGTTAGTTTTAAAACCAACTAACACTGAACAAGTTTCTgctattttgaaatattgcaataaacaaaaattggCTGTTGTTCCACAAGGTGGTAATACTGGTTTAGTAGGTGGGAGTGTTCCAGTTTTTGatgaaattattttaagtTTGAGCGGTATGAATAAAATCCGTTCATTTGATAAGGTTAgtggtatttttaaatgcGATGCCGGCGTAATTCTGGAAAATGCTGATAATTTTCTGGCCGAGCATGGTTACATTTTCCCACTAGACTTAGGTGCCAAAGGTTCTTGCCATGTTGGTGGTGTAGTTGCCACCAATGCAGGTGGTTTAAGATTATTAAGATATGGCTCTTTACATGGGAGTGTTTTAGGGTTAGAAGTTGTTTTACCAAATGGCGAGGTTTTAAACAGTTTACATTCTTTAAGAAAAGATAATACTGGCTatgatttaaaacaattatttattggcTCGGAAGGCACTATTGGTATTGTTACTGGTGTTTCCATCTTGTGTCCACCAAGACCAAGTGCATTTAATGTTGCGTTCTTAGGGGTTGAAAGTTATGAGGCTGTTCAAAGAGTTTTCATCAAGGCTAAAAAAGAGTTGGGTGAAATTTTAAGTGCTTTTGAATTTATGGACTTGAAGTCTCAACAATTGACTAAAGCCCATATTCAGCAACCAGCTCCATTAGAGGAGGAGCATTCATTTTACATTTTAATCGAAACATCTGGATCTTCCAAAGAACACGATGATGCCAAACTAGAGcaatttttagaaaaatctTTTGAAGATGGTATTATCAGTGATGGTGTTATTTCCCAAGGTGAAACCGAATTGCATAATTTATGGGCTTGGAGGGAAATGATTCCCGAATCATCCCAAGCAAATGGTGGTGTATACAAATATGATGTATCTTTACcattaaaagatttatatTCTTTAGTTGAGGCTACTAATGAAAGATTGACCCAGGCCGGTTTATCTAGTGAAACCGATAAATCCAAACCTGTTATTTCTGCTGTTGGTTATGGGCATGTTGGTGATGGTAACTTGCATCTAAATGTTGCCGTTAGACAGTACACTAAAGAGGTTGAAAAATGTTTGGAGCCTTTTGTTTATGAGTTTGTTTCTTCCAAAAAGGGCTCTATTTCTGCAGAACATGGTTTAGGTTTccaaaagaagaattacATAGGATATACTAAGAATGCACAAGAAATTAAGATGATTAAAGATTTAAAGCATCATTATGATGAAAGTTTGATTTTAAACccatataaatatatatgatttgtTCCAgaaaagctttttttttttttttttaattttttttttttgtggtAGTAGTAGATCAGGAGATACGACTATATTCTCCATAACTAATTATTATGTAATTCATACAAATACCTGTATATTTTCTACTATTTGTGTATACgcaatttattattcagTCCTTTTTAAACATATATTGGAGCTTATTCcggggtttttttttatttattttttttttttttatttttttttttttttttactgtaAATTATACATTAACTAAAATTTTGTAATGCTCTTTtcgtttattatttactcTTATGCAATTTGACGACTTGATACACAcaataaaagcaaaaaaaaaaaacagaaaaaaaaccatttaaaataatgtCTGCTACTACTCCAATTGCTCACGATGCTGCCTGCATTTTCTGTAAGATTATAAAGGGAGAAATACCATCATTCAAATTACTTGAAACTAAGTACAGCTATTCATTTTTAGATATTCAACCAACGAGCAAAGGTCATGCTTTAATTATTCCCAAATATCATGGTGGAAAGTTGCACAATATTCCAGATGAATATTTGATTGATATTTTACCTCTCACTAAAAAATTGGTCCACGTATTAGGTTGTGATCTTGACGGCCCAACAGGCGAAGGTTACAATGTTTTACAGAACAATGGTAGGATTGCTCATCAAGAAGTTGATCAtgttcattttcatttgatCCCAAAAAGAGACAAAGAGACTGGATTAATTGTCGGTTGGCCAACTGAAGAAACcgattttgaaaaactgGGCAAAATACATAAAGAATTACTGGCTAAATTGGATTCAGATTCAGATAGAAGCTTGAACCAATAGTTATGATATTATaactaaaaattttttttcaacaaaaaaaaaaaaaaaaaataaaaagattatcAATGTTGTATATAAATCAAGTTTTATCTTTACTAAATAGTCTTCACATAATTCAGAAGTAAAAGCATCaagtgtttttatttttattttgtcgCTAAGGAAAGGTAATAATATATccgttttttttgttgttgttagaACTGTTTTGCACTTTATCTACTTGCTGATGATTGCTTTTAAATCCCACAATCAAAATGTTATGCAGCCGTTCACATTAACGTGTTGAAGTGACTACCTTCTtaaataagaaaattattagatGTTGAATAGtaagactttttttttttttttttttttttttaaagcacaaaaaagaataaaaacttttttcctttaaataGAAAGAAGGAATAATTGCCTTTgtaattgaattttttttgcgaTATTATTACGCacctttttattaaacacAATCATTTGTAGTATACACATTCTCCCTCTCTCTCTATGtgtaattttctttttttcttctctttctttctttctctttctttctttttgttcgccctttattcttttccactttatttatttttcttcttctctctctctctctctcccTCTACCTCCCTTTTCTGATAAGGGaaactatatatatttgctttttttttttttttttttttttttttgccaccTTACAAATTAAACCACTGTCGCTTTctttatatctatatatttatgtGTAGTTATATCTTTGATCTCTTactttaaattattatcctTATACACTTTTAACATCCAACaacaaagaaacaaaaaaaagaaacaaaagaattaaagCAAAAACTATGGCCAATGAAAAGAAACCTTTATTAGATGCATCTGGTGCTGATCCAAAAGATGATGATAGCACCGCTACCGCTATTTtaagaagaaagaagaaaccAAATCAATTATTGGTTGACGATGCTGTTAACGATGACAATTCTGTTATTGCTATCAACTCAAACACCATGGACTCTTTGGAATTATTCCGTGGCGATACTGTCTTAGTCAAGgggaaaagaagaaaagatacTGTCTTAATTGTTTTGATTGATGACGAATTGGAAGATGGGGTTTGTAGAATTAACCGTGTTGTTCGTAATAACTTACGTGTTAGATTGGGTGACTTGGTCTCAATCCATTCTTGTCCCGATATTAAATATGCCACCAGAATCTCCGTTTTACCAATTGCTGATACAATTGAAGGTATCACCGGTAATTTGTTTGACGTTTTCTTGAAACCATATTTTGTCGAAGCTTATAGACCAGTGAGGAAGGGCGACCACTTCATTGTCAGAGGTGGTATGAGAGCTGTTGAATTTAAAGTTGTTGATGTTGAACCAGAAGACTACGCGGTGGTTGCACAGGACACCGTTATTCATTACGAAGGTGAACCTATTAACAGAGAAGACGaagaaaacaatattaacGAAGTGGGCTATGATGATATTGGTGGTTGTCGTAAGCAGATGGCACAGATTAGGGAGTTGGTTGAACTACCTTTGAGACATCCTCAGCTATTTAAAGCCGTTGGTATTAAACCACCAAAGGGTATTTTAATGTATGGCCCACCGGGTACCGGTAAAACATTAATGGCCAGAGCTGTTGCTAACGAGACTggtgcctttttttttttaattaatggtCCAGAAGTTATGTCTAAGATGGCAGGCGAATCAGAATCGAACTTAAGAAAGGCATTTGAAGAGGCTGAAAAGAACGCTCcatctattatttttattgatgaaATCGATTCCATTGCTCCTAAGCGTGACAAGACCAATGGTGAAGTTGAGAGAAGAGTTGTTTCCCAATTATTGACCCTAATGGATGGTATGAAGGCTAGATCTAATATTGTTGTCATTGCCGCTACTAACAGACCAAACTCTATTGACCCAGCTTTAAGAAGATTCGGTAGATTTGATCGTGAAGTTGATATTGGTGTTCCAGATGCCACTGGTAGACTAGAAATTTTGCGTATTCATACCAAAAACATGAAGTTGGCCGATGATGTTGATTTGGAAGTGTTGGCCTCTGAAACTCATGGGTATGTCGGTGCAGATGTTGCATCTTTGTGTTCTGAAGCTGCTATGCAACAAATTCGTGAAAAAATGGATTTAATTGATTtggatgaagatgaaataGACGCAGAAGTTTTAGCTTCTTTGGGTGTTACCATGGAAAATTTCCGTTATGCATTAGGCAATTCTAACCCATCTGCTTTACGTGAAACTGTTGTGGAAAGTGTCAATGTTACTTGGAATGATATTGGTGGTTTGGATGACATTAAACAAGAATTGAAGGAAACCGTTGAATATCCTGTTTTGCATCCGGATcaatatttgaaatttgGTTTATCTCCATCTAAGggtgttttgttttacGGTCCACCGGGTACTGGTAAGACTCTATTAGCTAAAGCTGTTGCTACTGAAGTTTCTGCTAATTTTATATCTGTTAAGGGACCAGAATTGTTAAGTATGTATTTTGGCGAATCTGAATCTAATATTCgtgatatttttgataaagcTAGAGCTGCTGCTCCAACCGTCGTCTTTTTGGATGAATTAGACTCTATCGCCAAGGCTAGAGGTAACTCATTAGGTGATGCCGGCGGGGCTTCTGACAGAGTTGTCAACCAATTGTTGACTGAAATGGATGGTATGAATGCTAAGAAAAACGTTTTCGTTATTGGTGCCACTAATAGACCAGATCAAATTGATCCAGCTATTTTAAGACCCGGTAGATTAGATCAATTGATTTATGTTCCATTACCAGACGAGCCTGCTAGGTTATCTATCTTAAAGGCTCAATTAAGAAAGACTCCGTTAGAACCTGGTTTGGATTTAACTGCTATTGTCAAGGCTACCCAAGGCTTTTCTGGTGCTGATTTATCGTACATTGTTCAAAGAGCTGCTAAGTTTGCCATCAAAGATTCTATTGAAGCCAATAAACGCTATGAGGCTCAACAAGCCATCAAAGCCGAAAATGCCAATGCCGATGACGTTAAGATGGAAGACggtgaagaagaagaaaaaccAGACTTGGTTCCATATATTACCAAGCATCATTTTGCTGAAGCTATGAAGACTGCCAAGCGTTCTGTATCTGATTCTGAATTAAGACGTTATGAAGCTTATTCTCAACAAATGAAGGCTTCTAGGGGCCAATTTAGTAATTTCTCATTTGGTGGTTCTGCCACTGGCAACAATGCAGAAGGTGGTATCTCTGGTCCTGCTTTAGGTAGCGGTTCGGACTCTACCggtgacaataataatggtcCTTCTGCTGCTACTTTTGGTGCAGATGGAggtgatgaagatgatttGTATAGTTAGTCTGCTTAATCTTGATTGAGTAAATGGCGTGGGggataataatatgtaTTGTATATTTCtcctttttataattttttcgttgtagttattattattatttatatagcTTGTTCAGGGGGATAATATGTGtagttttttgttttatatgttATGTTATTACCagtaatgttttttttcttattactttactttatatatatatatatacatatgaATGCGGATGAGTGTCTGTGTCTTGATACCAATTTAATGGttcttttatattcttgatttttttttttttttttttttttattcacaAGAAACAGTTGTTgggttatttttttttagcaatAGGTTCagaaataaatcaaattattatatagaagtagaaaataaagaataagtaaaaaaaaaaaaaaaaataatatatatatatatatatataactacattaaaagtaacaaaaaaagaaaaaaaaagatctgTAATTATGTTTGATCATCGTTTCGAATTATGCCTATGCACTAGTAAATATATTTCCCTACAATATTTACTTACACATTATATTCCAAAAGTAGACTGTCAAAGAAAATGTCTTGAAGAGGTAACGGATACATGATGATCAAAGTTTCCaacattaatattattattcgataactcttttttattattattactattgttgaTGCGGATTGTCTTATTATGTTGTTGATTAGGAGGACAAAGTATTTTAGCATTTTCGTCAGTATTGTAATAACACGCATAAAGTTGGTAATTCTCcttttcattatatttctgcttttgttttacatggtcttcttgttcttctAGTATTAAAGAGTTTGCTTTAGCGTGCTGTTTTctataaataaaaccacCGGAGTTGCCGCTATtgcaattattattattggaaacGGAAATAGAAGTATTAGCAGTATCAGTACTAACTATACTAGAAATGGTAGATGATGATTGCAAGGAAGGAATAGAATTATTGCTTAAAGATCTCCAGGAACTACAATTAACACCAGTTGAACTAGACGGACTTATAGAAGATAAAATCCCTGATAAATTTCTACTTGCACCAGATTGATGGTATAATCTTCTCTTACGATAATAGCTCAAAGAATCCAAGGACCCATTGTATTTTGCGGTTAATTCCTGCCTGATAGGTAACAATAGGGGTTCCAGacataataacaaatcaTTTTCACTAAACGTTATTTTCCAATCAAAGTATTGTAATAATTCTCTTTCAATCgtattaatttcttgtaaGGTTAATAATCCATTAGTATATTTAGTCCAGTGTTTATTTAATGGTGAAGAATCGTTTAGATTTTTGGCAGCTAAAATTAAGCACCCAACGAAAATACGGTGCCTGGTTGTTTCAATACCATATACGTTAGTGGGAAGTATACTTCTTAATTTAGTTAGATATACAATGGTAGACATTAGTGTTGGGGTTTGGACATTAGATCCAATAACCAAACCTTTAATGAAATCAACTAATGAAggaattttattattagagtTTGCTGTATCTTCGTTTATTACTCTTATTATACACTTTGTATTTGCTGCTAGAAATCGGATCATTTCCTCATTAACCCGTTTTCTAgcaaaatcttttaatgCTTCGTGttcaaataatttagaCATCATAGAatggggaaaaaaaaaaaaaacggcGATTTTGCTGTTATTTGATAAGAATacctataaaaaaatgaatgaaaatgtttgttgtatatatatacttttgTGTTTAGTGTGGATTAAAAACAGATGTAATGGTCCTGTATTTTCGATAATaacctaaaaaaaaatatttatctttgTTGGAGCTGAGATATGAAATATGTTCCGTTTACCCACTAATATTTTCTACTGTATTCTTATAAACCTAGAAAGCAACGCCAACACTGAAAAGCTagttaataacaatttttatttttatgttagAAGCTTCttgtataaatatatat
This window harbors:
- the HNT1 gene encoding adenosine 5'-monophosphoramidase (similar to Saccharomyces cerevisiae YDL125C | HNT1 | Histidine triad NucleoTide-binding), with the protein product MSATTPIAHDAACIFCKIIKGEIPSFKLLETKYSYSFLDIQPTSKGHALIIPKYHGGKLHNIPDEYLIDILPLTKKLVHVLGCDLDGPTGEGYNVLQNNGRIAHQEVDHVHFHLIPKRDKETGLIVGWPTEETDFEKLGKIHKELLAKLDSDSDRSLNQ
- the CDC48 gene encoding AAA family ATPase CDC48 (similar to Saccharomyces cerevisiae YDL126C | CDC48 | Cell Division Cycle); amino-acid sequence: MANEKKPLLDASGADPKDDDSTATAILRRKKKPNQLLVDDAVNDDNSVIAINSNTMDSLELFRGDTVLVKGKRRKDTVLIVLIDDELEDGVCRINRVVRNNLRVRLGDLVSIHSCPDIKYATRISVLPIADTIEGITGNLFDVFLKPYFVEAYRPVRKGDHFIVRGGMRAVEFKVVDVEPEDYAVVAQDTVIHYEGEPINREDEENNINEVGYDDIGGCRKQMAQIRELVELPLRHPQLFKAVGIKPPKGILMYGPPGTGKTLMARAVANETGAFFFLINGPEVMSKMAGESESNLRKAFEEAEKNAPSIIFIDEIDSIAPKRDKTNGEVERRVVSQLLTLMDGMKARSNIVVIAATNRPNSIDPALRRFGRFDREVDIGVPDATGRLEILRIHTKNMKLADDVDLEVLASETHGYVGADVASLCSEAAMQQIREKMDLIDLDEDEIDAEVLASLGVTMENFRYALGNSNPSALRETVVESVNVTWNDIGGLDDIKQELKETVEYPVLHPDQYLKFGLSPSKGVLFYGPPGTGKTLLAKAVATEVSANFISVKGPELLSMYFGESESNIRDIFDKARAAAPTVVFLDELDSIAKARGNSLGDAGGASDRVVNQLLTEMDGMNAKKNVFVIGATNRPDQIDPAILRPGRLDQLIYVPLPDEPARLSILKAQLRKTPLEPGLDLTAIVKATQGFSGADLSYIVQRAAKFAIKDSIEANKRYEAQQAIKAENANADDVKMEDGEEEEKPDLVPYITKHHFAEAMKTAKRSVSDSELRRYEAYSQQMKASRGQFSNFSFGGSATGNNAEGGISGPALGSGSDSTGDNNNGPSAATFGADGGDEDDLYS
- the DLD2 gene encoding D-lactate dehydrogenase (similar to Saccharomyces cerevisiae YDL178W | DLD2 | D-Lactate Dehydrogenase), which encodes MIKTSIRNVSKRSVKSILSYYSVVNPISRVVVPNVTKLAATHNYSTTGTKIQPRLTSENYPSVKRDPRYKQLTNENIEYFKTILEPKCIIQDDLDAFNEDWMRKYKGQSKLVLKPTNTEQVSAILKYCNKQKLAVVPQGGNTGLVGGSVPVFDEIILSLSGMNKIRSFDKVSGIFKCDAGVILENADNFLAEHGYIFPLDLGAKGSCHVGGVVATNAGGLRLLRYGSLHGSVLGLEVVLPNGEVLNSLHSLRKDNTGYDLKQLFIGSEGTIGIVTGVSILCPPRPSAFNVAFLGVESYEAVQRVFIKAKKELGEILSAFEFMDLKSQQLTKAHIQQPAPLEEEHSFYILIETSGSSKEHDDAKLEQFLEKSFEDGIISDGVISQGETELHNLWAWREMIPESSQANGGVYKYDVSLPLKDLYSLVEATNERLTQAGLSSETDKSKPVISAVGYGHVGDGNLHLNVAVRQYTKEVEKCLEPFVYEFVSSKKGSISAEHGLGFQKKNYIGYTKNAQEIKMIKDLKHHYDESLILNPYKYI
- the PCL2 gene encoding cyclin PCL2 (similar to Saccharomyces cerevisiae YDL127W | PCL2 | Pho85 CycLin (paralog of YDL179W | PCL9)) yields the protein MSKLFEHEALKDFARKRVNEEMIRFLAANTKCIIRVINEDTANSNNKIPSLVDFIKGLVIGSNVQTPTLMSTIVYLTKLRSILPTNVYGIETTRHRIFVGCLILAAKNLNDSSPLNKHWTKYTNGLLTLQEINTIERELLQYFDWKITFSENDLLLCLEPLLLPIRQELTAKYNGSLDSLSYYRKRRLYHQSGASRNLSGILSSISPSSSTGVNCSSWRSLSNNSIPSLQSSSTISSIVSTDTANTSISVSNNNNCNSGNSGGFIYRKQHAKANSLILEEQEDHVKQKQKYNEKENYQLYACYYNTDENAKILCPPNQQHNKTIRINNSNNNKKELSNNNINVGNFDHHVSVTSSRHFL